Proteins found in one Pyrus communis chromosome 15, drPyrComm1.1, whole genome shotgun sequence genomic segment:
- the LOC137717726 gene encoding ultraviolet-B receptor UVR8-like isoform X2, producing MEEEIVTPPNGDNLSQKVVAVAAGEAHTLALTGDGFVYSWGRGMFGRLGTGSESDELSPVRIKFIDPRSEEGARPKFVGVAAGAYHSLALADGSAWCWGHNKLTGENSLVPSLLVQFLEVASATESDVPLKVCSVKAGGMMSLAIDSIGVLWVWGNFPHESSSNEGGFSLISSCNPTPVWDFYGHVVVKVACGNEHVVALVSAGEAYKGEDLVCFSWGGNGHGQLGLGDKESRNRPQIVELFDHDSPFAVYEVACGAFHTALLTHRKSPNDTLESMCWTFGLGENGQLGHGTTESGLSPEPVKELPQNVYLVSLDCGLFHTSVVSSAGDAWSWGMEKGLGLCRDATFSETDSGDAVSPLQINGLNGTKFQDPIQVVCGAAHTVLVANDGFKLWSWGRGRSGVLGNGKTIDCYSPAEVLWPPLTADFKQEELNTVDKRKPIDDGDNRRERNLTVDAEAEM from the exons atggaagaggaaatCGTCACTCCTCCGAACGGCGACAACTTGTCTCAAAAGGTGGTGGCGGTGGCCGCCGGCGAAGCACACACTCTGGCTCTCACCGGCGATGGGTTTGTGTATTCGTGGGGAAGAGGCATGTTTGGGCGGCTCGGGACCGGTTCGGAGTCCGACGAGCTCTCCCCGGTTCGAATAAAGTTCATTGATCCTCGCAGTGAAGAAGGAGCGAGGCCCAAATTTGTGGGAGTTGCCGCCGGTGCTTACCACAGTCTTGCTCTTGCTG ATGGATCGGCTTGGTGCTGGGGTCACAACAAAT TAACTGGAGAAAATTCTTTGGTGCCCAGCTTGCTGGTGCAGTTTCTTGAGGTGGCCTCTGCAACGGAGAGTGACGTGCCACTAAAG GTTTGTTCTGTTAAAGCTGGAGGGATGATGTCCCTAGCAATTGATAGCATTGGTGTCCTCTGGGTGTGGGGAAATTTCCCACACGAAAGCAGCAGCAATGAAGGTGGATTCTCGCTGATTAGCAGTTGCAACCCAACTCCTGTTTGGGATTTCTATGGCCACGTTGTTGTGAAGGTGGCATGTGGAAATGAGCATGTTGTGGCCCTGGTTTCTGCCGGAGAAGCATATAAAGGTGAAGATCTTGTTTGCTTCTCTTGGGGCGGTAACGGCCATGGCCAGTTAGGCCTGGGGGATAAAGAGAGCAGGAATCGTCCCCAAATAGTAGAACTATTTGATCACGACTCCCCTTTCGCAGTTTATGAGGTAGCATGTGGTGCTTTTCACACAGCTTTGCTTACCCACAGAAAAAGCCCAAATGACACattggaaagcatgtgttggACGTTCGGCCTTGGAGAAAATGGGCAGCTCGGGCATGGAACCACTGAAAGTGGATTGTCTCCTGAACCTGTGAAAGAATTGCCACAGAATGTATACCTGGTGTCTCTTGACTGTGGCTTATTTCACACCAGCGTTGTTTCATCTGCCGGAGATGCGTGGTCGTGGGGAATGGAGAAGGGTCTTGGCCTATGCCGAGATGCTACTTTTAGCGAGACTGATTCAGGGGATGCCGTCTCTCCCCTACAGATTAACGGATTGAATGGAACAAAATTTCAGGATCCAATCCAAGTTGTCTGTGGGGCTGCCCATACTGTTCTAGTTGCAAATGATGGATTTAAGCTTTGGTCTTGGGGGAGAGGAAGGAGTGGGGTTCTTGGAAATGGTAAGACGATTGACTGTTATTCTCCTGCTGAGGTCTTGTGGCCTCCTCTTACAGCGGATTTCAAGCAAGAAGAATTAAACACTGTCGATAAGCGAAAACCTATTGATGATGGAGATAACAGAAGGGAAAGAAATTTGACAGTAGACGCCGAAGCAGAGATGTAA
- the LOC137717503 gene encoding protein unc-13 homolog, with product MYNYSPILGLHLSLPFSVSSSMAHLFRDLSSLGQSKRGTTAATTTTATPLTIPAKPIATMGTDLPSPLGQLSAQLSDSDLRLTAYEIFVAACRTSTGKALNYTPSAADSPTQHANSPNGSPALQRSLTSTAASKMKKALGLKSPGSGTKKSPGSTGSGAGSGPGKPKRAMTVGELMRIQMGISEATDSRVRRALLRISASQVGRRIESVVVPLELLQQLKSSDFTDQQEYDAWQKRTLKILEAGLLLHPHVPLDKSNNAAQRLRQVINGALDRPFETGRNNETLQVLRNAVTALASRSSDGLYDTSHWADGLPLNLRLYERLLEACFDLHDETSIIEEVDELMEHIKKTWSILGMNQMLHNLCFTWVLFHRFVATGQVELDLLYAADSQLAEVAKDAKATKDSEFCKILSSTLTSILGWAEKRLLAYHDTFDSSNIDTMQAIVSLGVVAARILVEDISNEYRRRRKKEVDVARSRIDTYIRSSLRTAFAQRMEKADSSRRASRHQPNPLPVLAILAKDVGELAVKEKEVFSPILKRWHPFAAGVAVATLHACYANEIKQFISGIVELTPDAVQVLTAADKLEKDLVLIAVLDSVDSDDGGKAIIREMPPYEAETAIANLVKVWIKTRVDRLKEWIDRNLEQEVWNPQVNEDGYAPSAVEVLRIFDETLEAFFQLPIPMHPALLPDLMTGLDRCLQYYVTKAKSGCGSRNTFVPTMPALTRCTIGSKFQGFGKKKEKSPVPQKRNSLVATLNGDNSFGIPQMCVCINTLQRIRSELEVLEKRIITHLRNSKSANEEDFSNGLGKKFELTPAACVEAIQQLCEAVAYKMIFHDLSHVLWDGLYVGEPSSCRIDAFLDELEKNLLIISNTVHERVRTRIITDIMRASFDGFLLVLLAGGPSRAFSRQDSQIIEDDFKALKDLFWANGDGLPSELIDKFSTTVRGVLPLFKTDTESLVERFRRVTLESYGSSARSRLPLPPTSGQWNPTEPNTLLRVLCYRNDEAATKFLKKTYNLPKKL from the exons atgtaTAACTACAGTCCAATACTTGGActtcatctctctcttcctttctctgtATCTTCTTCAATGGCTCACCTCTTCAGAGACCTCTCTTCACTGGGCCAATCTAAGAGGGGGACCACTGCCGCCACCACAACCACCGCCACGCCACTCACCATACCCGCCAAACCCATTGCCACTATGGGCACCGATCTCCCATCTCCTCTAGGCCAGCTCTCGGCCCAGCTCAGCGACTCGGACCTCCGACTCACCGCCTACGAGATCTTCGTCGCCGCCTGCCGCACATCTACTGGAAAGGCCTTGAATTACACACCCTCCGCCGCTGACTCGCCAACCCAGCACGCCAATTCTCCCAACGGGTCGCCCGCGCTGCAGAGATCGCTCACTTCCACTGCTGCCAGCAAGATGAAGAAGGCTTTGGGTCTCAAATCGCCGGGCTCCGGCACCAAGAAGAGCCCTGGGTCGACCGGGTCCGGGGCCGGGTCGGGTCCCGGGAAGCCCAAAAGGGCTATGACGGTGGGTGAGCTGATGAGGATCCAAATGGGGATTTCTGAGGCCACTGACTCCAGAGTCCGGAGAGCTCTGCTTAGGATTTCTGCTTCACAG GTCGGAAGGCGAATTGAGTCAGTGGTAGTCCCACTGGAACTGCTACAGCAGCTCAAGTCCTCTGATTTCACTGACCAACAAGAATACGATGCATGGCAAAAAAGAACCCTCAAAATTCTTGAGGCCGGTCTCCTCTTGCATCCCCATGTGCCACTAGACAAGTCGAATAATGCTGCACAGAGGTTGCGCCAAGTTATTAACGGGGCATTGGACAGGCCCTTTGAAACCGGTAGAAATAATGAGACTTTGCAGGTTCTTCGTAATGCTGTTACTGCTCTTGCGTCCAGGTCATCCGATGGTCTGTATGATACATCACATTGGGCAGATGGGTTACCATTGAATCTCCGGCTTTATGAGAGGCTTCTAGAAGCCTGCTTTGATCTTCACGACGAAACATCTATAATAGAGGAAGTTGACGAGCTAATGGAGCATATTAAGAAGACCTGGTCAATCCTTGGAATGAATCAGATGCTCCATAACCTTTGCTTTACTTGGGTTTTATTTCACCGTTTTGTTGCAACTGGTCAAGTAGAATTGGACCTTTTGTACGCTGCTGATAGTCAGCTAGCTGAAGTTGCTAAAGATGCAAAGGCAACGAAGGATTCCGAGTTCTGCAAGATCTTGAGTTCAACATTGACTTCAATATTGGGTTGGGCAGAGAAAAGACTCCTTGCATATCATGACACTTTTGATAGCAGTAACATTGACACCATGCAGGCAATTGTTTCTCTGGGTGTAGTAGCAGCTAGGATTTTAGTTGAAGATATATCGAATGAGTACCGCAGGAGGAGAAAAAAGGAAGTTGATGTTGCTCGTAGCAGGATTGACACTTATATCAGATCATCGTTACGCACTGCTTTTGCTCAG AGAATGGAAAAGGCAGACTCAAGCAGGAGAGCATCAAGACACCAGCCAAATCCCCTTCCTGTTTTGGCCATCCTTGCGAAGGACGTTGGTGAGCTGGCAGTTAAGGAGAAAGAGGTTTTCAGTCCAATATTGAAGAGATGGCATCCTTTTGCGGCCGGGGTAGCTGTGGCAACCCTTCACGCATGCTATGCGAATGAGATTAAACAATTCATATCGGGTATAGTGGAGTTGACACCAGATGCTGTACAAGTTTTGACAGCTGCAGATAAGCTGGAGAAAGATCTTGTGCTGATAGCAGTTTTAGATTCCGTAGATAGTGATGACGGTGGCAAGGCAATAATTCGTGAGATGCCTCCTTACGAGGCTGAAACTGCAATTGCAAATCTGGTGAAAGTGTGGATTAAGACAAGAGTGGATAGACTGAAAGAATGGATTGATAGGAATCTAGAACAAGAG GTATGGAACCCACAAGTAAACGAAGATGGATATGCTCCATCAGCTGTTGAAGTTTTGCGAATCTTTGATGAAACTCTGGAAGCATTCTTTCAGCTGCCAATACCAATGCATCCTGCATTGCTTCCTGACTTGATGACCGGCCTTGATAGATGTCTTCAATACTACGTAACCAAGGCAAAATCTGGATGTG GATCTCGCAATACGTTTGTTCCCACTATGCCAGCATTGACCAGATGTACCATCGGATCAAAGTTCCAAGGATTTggcaaaaagaaggaaaaatcaCCAGTTCCTCAGAAGAGGAACTCTCTGGTTGCAACACTCAATGGGGATAACTCCTTTGGGATACCACAGATGTGTGTTTGTATAAACACATTGCAAAGAATCCGGAGTGAGTTGGAGGTTTTGGAGAAACGGATTATTACTCATCTCAGAAATTCAAAATCTGCTAATGAAGAAGACTTCTCGAATGGACTGGGGAAAAAGTTTGAACTCACACCTGCAGCTTGTGTGGAAGCAATCCAACAGCTTTGTGAGGCAGTGGCTTATAAAATGATCTTCCATGACTTAAGTCATGTTCTGTGGGATGGTTTGTACGTTGGGGAACCATCCTCTTGTAGGATAGACGCTTTTCTTGACGAGCTGGAGAAGAATTTACTCATCATATCCAACACTGTGCACGAAAGAGTTCGAACACGGATTATTACTGACATAATGAGAGCGTCATTTGATGGATTCTTACTGGTTTTGCTTGCTGGAGGCCCCTCTCGTGCATTCTCTCGGCAGGATTCCCAAATAATAGAGGATGATTTCAAAGCCCTCAAAGATCTATTCTGGGCCAATGGGGATGGCTTGCCTTCTGAATTAATAGACAAGTTTTCAACAACTGTGAGAGGTGTGCTTCCCCTTTTCAAAACCGATACTGAGAGTCTTGTTGAACGGTTTAGACGTGTGACCTTGGAGTCATATGGCTCGTCCGCCAGGTCCAGGCTCCCGTTGCCCCCAACTTCCGGGCAGTGGAACCCAACTGAACCAAACACGCTCCTCCGGGTGTTGTGCTACAGAAATGATGAAGCAGCCACCAAGTTTCTTAAGAAGACTTATAATCTGCCCAAGAAACTGTAA
- the LOC137716994 gene encoding uncharacterized protein: MRHVVVVDGTFLKGKYLGTLFVVVCHDGQNQIYPLAFGVGDSENDASWTWFLTKLRSVIGEVTDLVFVSDRHGSISKAVQTVFPEAYHGACMYHGAGNMRNNFGDDETMFKLYYTTAKAYFVSKFNSVMTDIWAIKDVKVGKYLQEIGYHRWALAHFSRKRYNMMTTNIAESMNAKLKDAQRLPIIALVDHLRGILQEWFNEC; this comes from the coding sequence ATGAGGCATGTGGTAGTAGTTGATGGGACTTTTCTAAAGGGTAAATATCTTGGCACCTTATTTGTCGTTGTATGCCATGATGGACAAAATCAAATATATCCTTTGGCATTTGGTGTGGGTGACTCAGAAAATGACGCTTCATGGACATGGTTTCTTACAAAATTGAGAAGTGTCATTGGAGAGGTAACAGACTTGGTGTTTGTATCTGATCGACATGGAAGCATTAGTAAAGCTGTGCAAACTGTGTTTCCAGAGGCATATCATGGAGCTTGTATGTATCATGGAGCTGGCAACATGAGGAATAACTTTGGTGATGATGAAACGATGTTTAAGTTATATTACACTACGGCAAAAGCATACTTTGTGTCAAAGTTTAATAGTGTTATGACTGATATTTGGGCAATCAAAGATGTAAAAGTAGGAAAATATCTTCAAGAAATTGGGTATCATAGATGGGCTTTGGCACATTTTAGTAGAAAACGATACAACATGATGACAACCAACATTGCCGAATCCATGAATGCAAAACTGAAGGATGCTCAAAGGTTGCCTATCATTGCTTTAGTGGATCACCTTAGGGGTATTCTCCAAGAGTGGTTCAACGAATGTTGA
- the LOC137717726 gene encoding ultraviolet-B receptor UVR8-like isoform X1: MEEEIVTPPNGDNLSQKVVAVAAGEAHTLALTGDGFVYSWGRGMFGRLGTGSESDELSPVRIKFIDPRSEEGARPKFVGVAAGAYHSLALAEDGSAWCWGHNKLTGENSLVPSLLVQFLEVASATESDVPLKVCSVKAGGMMSLAIDSIGVLWVWGNFPHESSSNEGGFSLISSCNPTPVWDFYGHVVVKVACGNEHVVALVSAGEAYKGEDLVCFSWGGNGHGQLGLGDKESRNRPQIVELFDHDSPFAVYEVACGAFHTALLTHRKSPNDTLESMCWTFGLGENGQLGHGTTESGLSPEPVKELPQNVYLVSLDCGLFHTSVVSSAGDAWSWGMEKGLGLCRDATFSETDSGDAVSPLQINGLNGTKFQDPIQVVCGAAHTVLVANDGFKLWSWGRGRSGVLGNGKTIDCYSPAEVLWPPLTADFKQEELNTVDKRKPIDDGDNRRERNLTVDAEAEM; encoded by the exons atggaagaggaaatCGTCACTCCTCCGAACGGCGACAACTTGTCTCAAAAGGTGGTGGCGGTGGCCGCCGGCGAAGCACACACTCTGGCTCTCACCGGCGATGGGTTTGTGTATTCGTGGGGAAGAGGCATGTTTGGGCGGCTCGGGACCGGTTCGGAGTCCGACGAGCTCTCCCCGGTTCGAATAAAGTTCATTGATCCTCGCAGTGAAGAAGGAGCGAGGCCCAAATTTGTGGGAGTTGCCGCCGGTGCTTACCACAGTCTTGCTCTTGCTG AAGATGGATCGGCTTGGTGCTGGGGTCACAACAAAT TAACTGGAGAAAATTCTTTGGTGCCCAGCTTGCTGGTGCAGTTTCTTGAGGTGGCCTCTGCAACGGAGAGTGACGTGCCACTAAAG GTTTGTTCTGTTAAAGCTGGAGGGATGATGTCCCTAGCAATTGATAGCATTGGTGTCCTCTGGGTGTGGGGAAATTTCCCACACGAAAGCAGCAGCAATGAAGGTGGATTCTCGCTGATTAGCAGTTGCAACCCAACTCCTGTTTGGGATTTCTATGGCCACGTTGTTGTGAAGGTGGCATGTGGAAATGAGCATGTTGTGGCCCTGGTTTCTGCCGGAGAAGCATATAAAGGTGAAGATCTTGTTTGCTTCTCTTGGGGCGGTAACGGCCATGGCCAGTTAGGCCTGGGGGATAAAGAGAGCAGGAATCGTCCCCAAATAGTAGAACTATTTGATCACGACTCCCCTTTCGCAGTTTATGAGGTAGCATGTGGTGCTTTTCACACAGCTTTGCTTACCCACAGAAAAAGCCCAAATGACACattggaaagcatgtgttggACGTTCGGCCTTGGAGAAAATGGGCAGCTCGGGCATGGAACCACTGAAAGTGGATTGTCTCCTGAACCTGTGAAAGAATTGCCACAGAATGTATACCTGGTGTCTCTTGACTGTGGCTTATTTCACACCAGCGTTGTTTCATCTGCCGGAGATGCGTGGTCGTGGGGAATGGAGAAGGGTCTTGGCCTATGCCGAGATGCTACTTTTAGCGAGACTGATTCAGGGGATGCCGTCTCTCCCCTACAGATTAACGGATTGAATGGAACAAAATTTCAGGATCCAATCCAAGTTGTCTGTGGGGCTGCCCATACTGTTCTAGTTGCAAATGATGGATTTAAGCTTTGGTCTTGGGGGAGAGGAAGGAGTGGGGTTCTTGGAAATGGTAAGACGATTGACTGTTATTCTCCTGCTGAGGTCTTGTGGCCTCCTCTTACAGCGGATTTCAAGCAAGAAGAATTAAACACTGTCGATAAGCGAAAACCTATTGATGATGGAGATAACAGAAGGGAAAGAAATTTGACAGTAGACGCCGAAGCAGAGATGTAA
- the LOC137718667 gene encoding uncharacterized protein — MDSVASTSSPPNHHPQRKRTRFKPTQPFADRILRALHHHLRLLHRRDSNFFVLGATGNVYTVSLSATPSCTCPDRTTPCKHIFFVFIRALGLPLDDACLRRGTLRPCQVNRLLGLPTLPEALAAFSLRERFHQLFFQGSSSSSATKPRHQVEIEEGRSCPVCLEEMAGKQEKVVACGTCRNPIHEECLMTWKRSSGRRSASCVICRARWKDINRIVKQDKYLNLAAYYATNHDQDDIGNASEGLSGDG; from the coding sequence ATGGACTCCGTTGCCTCCACCTCCTCCCCACCAAACCACCACCCCCAACGCAAGCGAACCCGGTTCAAACCCACGCAACCCTTTGCCGACCGCATTCTTCGAGccctccaccaccacctccgCCTCCTCCACCGCCGAGACTCCAACTTCTTCGTGTTAGGCGCCACGGGGAACGTCTACACCGTCTCCTTATCCGCCACTCCTTCATGCACGTGCCCGGACCGTACAACCCCATGCAAGCACATTTTCTTCGTGTTCATCCGAGCGTTGGGCCTTCCCCTCGATGACGCATGTCTGAGGAGGGGGACGCTGCGGCCGTGCCAGGTCAACCGCCTCTTAGGGCTGCCTACGCTGCCGGAAGCACTGGCGGCTTTCAGCCTTCGAGAGAGGTTTCACCAGTTGTTTTTTCAGGGCTCTTCGTCGTCGTCAGCAACAAAGCCACGTCATCAGGTGGAAATTGAAGAGGGAAGGAGCTGCCCGGTTTGTTTGGAGGAGATGGCGGGAAAGCAGGAGAAGGTGGTGGCTTGCGGGACGTGTAGAAACCCTATTCACGAAGAGTGTTTGATGACGTGGAAGAGGAGCAGCGGGAGGAGGTCGGCTAGTTGCGTGATTTGTAGGGCAAGGTGGAAGGATATTAATAGGATTGTGAAACAAGATAAGTACTTGAATTTGGCTGCTTATTATGCTACTAATCATGATCAAGATGACATTGGTAATGCTAGTGAGGGTCTATCTGGTGATGGTTGA
- the LOC137718683 gene encoding GATA transcription factor 12-like, whose product MEAPEYYKNSFCPQFTPEKRHSFDSSNNRTAVGGGGDHFMVEDLLDFSNDDDAVITDGGCPAAFDNVIGNSTDSSPINVIDSCNSSSLSGSEPNFGPRNLTEGPFSSDLCVPCDDLAELEWLSNFVEESFSSEDLQKLQLISGMKSRPDQPAFETRQFQPDPTRTNINPNGNNNPIFNPEVSVPAKARSKRSRAAPCNWTSRLLLLSSTPEQSDVVVSAAEAASPLPPPSSTGKKTVKAAPKKKESQEGSGGGPGDGRKCMHCATDKTPQWRTGPMGPKTLCNACGVRYKSGRLVPEYRPAASPTFVLTKHSNSHRKVLELRRQKEIVRAQQTFIHQVPPPQHHHHHHHQNMVFDVSNGGDYLIHQHVGPDFRQLI is encoded by the exons ATGGAAGCTCCGGAGTACTACAAGAACAGTTTCTGCCCACAATTCACACCCGAAAAGCGCCACTCCTTCGATAGCAGTAACAACAGGACCGCCGTTGGTGGCGGCGGGGACCACTTTATGGTGGAGGACCTCCTTGACTTTTCCAACGACGACGACGCTGTCATTACCGACGGTGGTTGTCCTGCTGCTTTTGACAACGTCATCGGAAACTCCACCGACTCTTCGCCAATTAACGTCATCGACAGCTGCAATTCGTCCTCCTTATCGGGCTCTGAACCCAATTTCGGGCCCCGGAATCTTACCGAGGGCCCCTTCTCCAGTGACCTCTGCGTCCCG TGCGACGATTTGGCTGAGCTCGAATGGCTGTCGAATTTCGTGGAGGAATCATTTTCCAGCGAGGACCTGCAGAAGCTGCAGCTGATATCCGGAATGAAATCCCGACCCGACCAACCGGCCTTCGAGACCCGCCAATTCCAACCGGACCCCACCCGAACCAATATCAATCCTAACGGCAATAACAACCCGATATTCAACCCGGAAGTCTCGGTCCCCGCCAAGGCCCGAAGCAAGCGGTCCAGGGCCGCCCCGTGCAACTGGACCTcccgcctcctcctcctctcctcGACTCCGGAGCAATCCGACGTCGTGGTTTCAGCAGCGGAGGCAGCGTCTCCATTACCGCCGCCTTCCAGCACGGGGAAGAAGACGGTGAAGGCGGCaccgaagaagaaggagagccAGGAAGGTTCGGGCGGTGGGCCCGGTGACGGGAGAAAGTGCATGCATTGCGCAACGGACAAGACGCCGCAGTGGCGGACGGGGCCGATGGGTCCGAAGACACTGTGCAACGCGTGCGGTGTTCGATACAAGTCGGGTCGGCTAGTGCCGGAGTACCGACCCGCGGCGAGCCCGACGTTCGTGCTGACGAAGCACTCCAACTCGCACCGTAAGGTGCTGGAATTGCGGCGGCAGAAGGAGATAGTGAGGGCGCAGCAGACTTTCATTCACCAGGTGCCGCCGCCGCAgcatcatcaccaccaccaccatcagaaTATGGTCTTTGACGTATCCAACGGCGGAGATTACTTGATTCATCAGCACGTGGGGCCCGATTTCCGGCAGCTGATCTAG